The following are from one region of the Haloactinomyces albus genome:
- a CDS encoding DUF6346 domain-containing protein — translation MRRRGTKRIVPDFPLVAASILMLLLGINLTTHCFGGFAAGSEVVARGVAVAQQCRFSGPITESEAPGREYLTGWWWVCDARVRWDDGRVEMREVPYSQLTDADIGRAVAVVEREEAASKATTRSVIYRADFEPRPVWGTVAMVVMSVVAPLVGFPGAYRLVRRIRGKTPELPKE, via the coding sequence GTGCGGCGAAGAGGAACCAAGCGCATTGTTCCTGATTTTCCGCTGGTCGCGGCCTCGATCCTGATGCTTCTTCTCGGTATCAACCTGACCACTCATTGTTTCGGTGGCTTCGCGGCTGGTTCCGAGGTCGTGGCGCGCGGTGTCGCCGTCGCGCAGCAGTGCCGTTTTTCGGGGCCGATCACGGAGTCCGAGGCGCCGGGCCGGGAGTACCTGACCGGTTGGTGGTGGGTCTGTGATGCGAGGGTGCGCTGGGATGACGGCAGGGTGGAGATGCGTGAGGTTCCGTACTCGCAATTGACCGACGCCGACATCGGCCGTGCAGTCGCGGTGGTCGAACGGGAGGAAGCAGCCTCGAAGGCCACGACCCGCTCGGTGATCTATCGCGCCGACTTCGAACCGAGGCCGGTTTGGGGGACCGTGGCGATGGTGGTCATGAGCGTGGTGGCTCCCCTCGTGGGCTTCCCGGGCGCGTACCGGCTGGTTCGCCGAATACGGGGCAAGACCCCGGAGCTGCCGAAGGAGTAG
- the rfbD gene encoding dTDP-4-dehydrorhamnose reductase — translation MTSRLAVLIPGGRGQLGRELARRVGAGRNCLVHAPGSTELDIADPDAVADVVDSFTEAARDAQLRPVVLNAAAYTAVDAAETDRTRAAEVNTGGAAALAEACRACELPLVHVSTDYVFPGDATEPYEPEHTPSPRTVYGRTKLDGERAVLASQARAWVVRTSWVYGGRGGNFVKTMTRLESERETVSVVDDQFGSPTWAADLASGLVELADRATRQQGPQRAVLHCTNSGRASWFELARAVFSELGADPDRVRPCSTADFPRPAPRPAFSALSERAWIEEGCTPMRPWRQALSEAFARDGGALRAR, via the coding sequence GGAACTGGCCCGGCGCGTCGGTGCAGGCCGGAATTGCCTGGTACACGCCCCGGGCTCCACCGAACTGGACATTGCCGATCCCGACGCCGTCGCCGACGTGGTCGACTCCTTCACGGAGGCCGCCCGGGATGCGCAATTGCGACCCGTGGTGCTCAATGCTGCCGCTTACACGGCGGTGGACGCGGCAGAGACCGACCGAACCCGTGCCGCCGAGGTCAACACCGGCGGTGCGGCCGCCCTCGCCGAGGCATGCAGAGCCTGCGAGCTACCGCTGGTGCACGTCTCCACCGACTACGTGTTTCCCGGTGATGCCACCGAGCCGTACGAGCCGGAGCACACTCCGAGCCCGCGCACGGTGTACGGGCGAACGAAGCTCGATGGCGAGCGCGCCGTACTCGCCTCGCAGGCGCGGGCCTGGGTGGTCCGCACCTCGTGGGTCTACGGTGGCCGAGGCGGTAATTTCGTGAAGACGATGACCCGGCTGGAGTCCGAGCGCGAGACGGTGTCCGTTGTGGACGACCAGTTCGGTTCGCCGACCTGGGCAGCCGATCTCGCAAGCGGTCTTGTCGAGCTTGCCGACCGGGCCACGCGGCAACAGGGGCCGCAACGTGCGGTGTTGCACTGCACCAATTCCGGCCGGGCGAGCTGGTTCGAACTCGCCCGTGCGGTTTTTTCCGAACTCGGGGCCGATCCGGATCGCGTGCGGCCCTGTTCCACCGCGGATTTCCCCCGTCCGGCACCCCGGCCCGCGTTCTCGGCGCTGTCCGAACGTGCCTGGATCGAGGAGGGCTGCACGCCGATGCGGCCGTGGCGCCAGGCCCTGTCCGAGGCCTTCGCCCGGGACGGTGGCGCCCTGCGCGCACGCTGA
- a CDS encoding NUDIX hydrolase — protein sequence MSGPHTDTLRTLGEWRPDDPQQEALRHAFLTMLDARSDVCLRACAPGHVTSSAALVDAAGEHVMLTLHPRVGRWLQLGGHCEAEDTTLAGAALREAAEESGMDGLTVDPVPIHLDVHPITCSLGTPTRHFDVRFVVRAPAGARPTRSAESLDLRWWPLDALPAGSDLAPLVAAARARLAE from the coding sequence GTGAGCGGTCCACACACCGACACCCTGCGCACTCTCGGCGAGTGGCGGCCGGATGATCCGCAGCAGGAAGCGCTGCGGCACGCCTTCCTGACGATGCTCGACGCTCGGTCGGATGTGTGTCTGCGTGCGTGTGCACCCGGCCATGTGACCTCGTCGGCCGCACTGGTCGACGCCGCCGGTGAACACGTGATGCTGACCCTGCACCCGAGGGTCGGGCGGTGGCTGCAGCTCGGCGGTCACTGCGAGGCCGAGGACACCACGCTGGCGGGCGCGGCGCTGCGGGAGGCCGCCGAGGAGTCCGGCATGGACGGTTTGACCGTGGACCCCGTCCCGATCCATCTGGACGTGCATCCGATCACGTGTTCACTGGGCACGCCGACCCGGCATTTCGACGTGCGATTCGTCGTGCGCGCACCGGCAGGGGCTCGGCCGACCCGCAGTGCGGAGTCGCTGGACCTGCGCTGGTGGCCTCTGGATGCCCTGCCGGCCGGTTCCGACCTCGCTCCCCTCGTGGCCGCCGCTCGGGCACGGCTGGCGGAGTAG
- a CDS encoding NDP-sugar synthase, translating into MSAGSAGPGESALRGVEAVVLVGGRGTRLRPLTLSAPKPMLPTAGVPFLTHVLSRLRAAGITHVVLGTSYQAEVFAEYFGDGAALGMELEYVVEQEPLDTAGAIRNVADRLREQDVVVFNGDILSGVDLHGLVHTHRHHSADATLHLVKVDDPRRFGCVPTDADGRVTAFLEKTDDPPVDQVNAGCYVFRRPVIESIPPGRPVSVERETFPGLLASGARLQGHVDASYWLDLGTPAAFVRGSADLVRGAAPSEALPARPGEALVLDRAEVSSEASVTGGSTIGADCVIEAGAAVTGSTLFARAHVEADAVVERSVLGAGARVGKGAVVRGGVIGDGAVIGAECELLDGARVWPGVELPPSGVRFSHDC; encoded by the coding sequence ATGTCGGCTGGTTCGGCCGGTCCCGGTGAGTCCGCCCTGCGTGGGGTGGAAGCCGTGGTGCTCGTGGGGGGACGGGGAACGCGGTTACGCCCGCTCACGCTGTCGGCGCCGAAGCCGATGCTGCCCACGGCAGGAGTTCCCTTCCTCACCCATGTGCTCTCACGTCTCCGTGCCGCGGGAATCACGCATGTGGTGTTGGGCACCTCCTACCAGGCCGAGGTGTTCGCCGAATACTTCGGTGACGGGGCGGCGCTGGGAATGGAACTGGAGTACGTCGTCGAGCAGGAGCCGCTGGACACGGCCGGTGCCATCCGCAATGTGGCCGACCGGTTGCGTGAGCAGGATGTCGTGGTGTTCAACGGCGATATCCTCTCCGGCGTGGATCTGCACGGTCTCGTGCACACGCACCGGCACCATTCCGCCGACGCGACGTTGCATCTGGTCAAGGTCGACGATCCGCGCCGGTTCGGCTGTGTGCCCACCGATGCGGACGGCCGGGTGACGGCCTTTCTGGAAAAGACCGACGATCCGCCGGTCGACCAGGTCAACGCGGGCTGCTATGTCTTCCGGCGTCCGGTGATCGAGTCGATCCCTCCGGGACGTCCGGTATCGGTGGAGCGTGAGACGTTCCCCGGATTGCTGGCCTCCGGCGCACGGCTGCAAGGCCATGTCGACGCCTCGTACTGGTTGGATCTGGGCACCCCGGCAGCGTTCGTGCGTGGCTCCGCCGATCTGGTCCGTGGTGCGGCGCCCTCGGAAGCGCTGCCTGCCCGTCCCGGCGAGGCGCTCGTGCTCGACCGGGCCGAGGTGTCCTCGGAAGCCTCGGTGACGGGAGGCAGCACCATCGGAGCGGACTGTGTGATCGAGGCGGGTGCCGCAGTCACGGGATCGACCTTGTTCGCCCGCGCCCACGTCGAAGCGGATGCCGTGGTGGAGCGCAGCGTGCTCGGCGCCGGTGCCCGCGTCGGCAAGGGCGCCGTGGTGCGCGGCGGTGTCATCGGTGACGGTGCGGTCATCGGCGCGGAGTGCGAACTCCTCGATGGTGCCAGGGTGTGGCCCGGTGTGGAACTGCCCCCGAGCGGTGTCCGGTTCTCCCACGACTGCTGA
- a CDS encoding glycosyltransferase family 2 protein: MTDSRTYGDELAVVTVTYSPGRTLERFLDTLPKATDRRVRVILADNGSTDGAPERAAERPDVDLVPMGANLGYGAAANRGVAELGEEYGWVVVVNPDVEWGAGCLDELLAAAARWPRGGSFGPLIKEPDGGVYPSARLRPSLGRGVGHALLCKIWPSNPFSRAYRQSEVALAERTAGWLSGSCLLIRREAMDSVTGFDPRYFMYFEDVDLGDRLARAGWLNVYVPSAEIVHIGGHSTSQASARMLTEHHRSAYRYLADRYRGAAWLPLRLFLRAALGTRARIAVRTANREG; the protein is encoded by the coding sequence GTGACCGACTCGCGCACTTACGGCGATGAGCTCGCCGTCGTCACCGTGACCTACTCGCCCGGCCGCACCCTGGAACGGTTCCTGGACACGCTGCCCAAGGCCACCGACAGGCGAGTCCGGGTCATCCTCGCCGACAACGGGTCCACCGACGGCGCCCCCGAGCGCGCGGCGGAACGGCCGGATGTCGACCTGGTACCGATGGGTGCCAACCTCGGCTACGGCGCGGCGGCAAACCGGGGTGTGGCCGAGCTGGGCGAGGAGTACGGATGGGTCGTCGTGGTCAACCCCGACGTGGAATGGGGCGCGGGCTGCCTGGACGAGCTGCTGGCCGCCGCCGCGCGCTGGCCCCGGGGTGGTTCCTTCGGACCGCTCATCAAGGAACCGGACGGCGGTGTCTACCCCTCGGCACGACTGCGTCCTTCGCTCGGTCGCGGAGTGGGCCATGCGCTGCTGTGCAAGATCTGGCCGTCCAACCCGTTCAGCCGTGCCTACCGGCAGTCGGAAGTGGCCCTTGCCGAGCGCACCGCCGGGTGGCTGTCCGGTTCGTGCCTGCTGATTCGGCGTGAAGCCATGGATTCCGTCACCGGTTTCGATCCGCGCTACTTCATGTACTTCGAAGACGTGGACCTCGGCGACCGTCTCGCTCGAGCGGGCTGGCTCAACGTCTACGTGCCCTCCGCCGAGATCGTGCACATCGGTGGGCACTCGACGTCACAGGCCTCGGCCCGGATGCTGACCGAGCACCACCGCAGCGCCTATCGCTACCTTGCCGACCGGTATCGGGGCGCGGCATGGCTGCCGCTGCGCCTGTTTCTGCGCGCAGCGCTGGGAACGCGTGCGCGCATCGCCGTGCGCACGGCGAACCGCGAAGGGTAG